In the genome of Anabaena cylindrica PCC 7122, the window CTTTGGCTACCGCCTGGGGAATTGCAGCCCAATTACAAAAGTGTGATGTGAGAGTGGGGATAAAATGGCCGAATGATTTAGTATTAGATGGTCGCAAACTAGGCGGCATTTTAACGGAGACAAAAATCCACAAAGGACAAATTACCCAAGCTGTAATTGGTGTTGGCATTAACTGGGCTAACCCAGTACCCCAAACAGGCATCAATTTAGAATTGTGGCAAGGTTCCCAGAATTTTAGACCCATTCCTTCTCTAGAAATTCTCGCCTCCACAGTTTTACTGGGAATAGAATCCGGTCTAGAGTGTCTTACCATCGAAGGAATAAACATACTTTTGTCTCGTTATGTTGAATTACTTACAAACATGGGTGATGAAGTGTATGTGAATAATCTTTTAGGCACTGTAGTAGGGGTAACACCCCAAGGAAATCTCCGCTTAAAAATGGCTGTATATAATACGCAGGAATTGATAACACCAGAAATTTCTGTCGAACCCGGTACAATTAGCTTGGGTTATTGCAAAACTTCTGTTTAATTTTTTTAGACTTAAATTACACACAACTGAGAGAACAAATGACGCAGCGCCATAAATCTGCCCATAACCGCTTGGATTATTTGCGGACTCAAGATTTAACAAAACGACGCTTTGCGTCTAAATTATCAGCACGGAGTCTCTGTTTTTTAGGCAGCGTTAGCCTCCTTAGTAGTGGCTTCGTTCTTGCTCAAACAGAAACATCAGTAGATAACATCGTTCCAACTATTGAAAGTTCTCAACCAATCACAGTTGCAGAACCCGTAAAGAAAGATACCCCTGTATCAGAAGTACATTCACAACCCGATTTTGCAGAACGCCGAGTTAGACTCAGAAAAAAACTCACCCAGGAAAATGTTTCCCAACCAACAAAACCCGTTAGAATTGCTCAACCTAAAGTAGAAAATTCTCAACCAGCAGTCATCATTAGAACTTCTAAACCCAAAGTTGAAAGTTCTGAACCGACAGTCACCGTGAGAACCTCTAAACCCAAAGTTGAAAGATCACAGGCTGAAAAACCTCAGATTCCTGCCAACTCAAACTCAGCACCCGAAAAAGCCGTAGAAGTTGCTAAACCAGCAAATAACGGCACAACGGCGAGAAAAAACAAGGATTACAATAACTCCTACATTGATCCTACAGATTACAACGGTACTGCAACTGGTAACTATGAAGCACCCAGTTCTGTAGTCGTTACAGAACGCGCTGGTGGCTGTCGAGCAGTTTTTTCACAGAGAGAAATTGCTGCCGGTGCTTGCGGTAAGAAAGCAACTGACACTCCCCGCGTAGCTGATTCTCCTAAAAAATCAGCACCCAATTGGATCAAAAAAAGTGAAACCGCTAGTTTAGAAAAAGCGCCCACCGCCCAGCGAGTAGCCACTGAATCTAGCCAAAAAACTGAGAGTATAGTTCGGACTGTTGCTAGTGCTGTGAATAATAAAAATTGGGTGACTCCCAAAAGTAGTACTAGCACTCATACAAAGACTGCATATCGTCCTAATCGGTTTATTCCTCAGCCCAGTGAATTTAGTAGTAGTACAACCGTAAGCGCTACTCCCATTGCCCCCAGCTTTGGGACTCTACCCGCACCAATGGCTGAAGGTAAGCTTGCACCCCGCCCCAGCACTGTCTCTTATGACTTTGCACTGGCATCGGTTTTACCTCAGGTTTCTTACAATAGTACCCTTGCCTATCGTGGCGGTTCTGGGATGATGTTCCCCTTGTCTGTTCCTGCGCCCATTACTTCTTTGTTTGGCTGGCGCGTTCATCCAATTACAGGGGATAGACGTTTCCACGCTGGTACAGACATAGGTGCGCCCACAGGAACACCAATTTTAGCAGCTGCTAAAGGTCAAGTTGAGACTGCTAACTGGATGGGTGGTTATGGTTTAGCAGTAACCATTAATCACACTTCTGCTCAACAAAGTCTCTACGGTCATATGTCAGAAATCTTCGTTACTCCCGGTCAATGGGTAGAACCAGGAACTGTAATTGGCCGGGTTGGTAGCACTGGCAACTCTACAGGCCCTCACCTGCACTTTGAAGTCCGCCACATGACCCAAAATGGTTGGGTTGCTGTTGACCCAGGTGTACAATTACAAGCTGGTCTCAACAACTTGTTGCAAAACACACGCACAGCGCAAGTTCCTCAATAGGAGGCAGGGGGGTAGGGGCAGAGGAGCAGGGGGGCAGGGGGGCAGAGGGGCAGGGAGATAGGGAAAATAAACTTCTGAACTCCTGAACTTCTAAACTCCTAACTCCTGAACTCCTGACTCCTGACTCCTGACTCCTATAAATACCCGTGTTCTGCTAAAAATGCGGGTGTAACATCCTCTTGATGGTGTTTTTGACCCTGAGAGAGGAATTTTTCAACGTATTTACCGAGGATATCTCCTTCCAGATTTACATAACTGCCAGGAACTAAATAGTTGAGATTAGTTTCGGCATAGGTTACAGGAATCACTGCTACTGTAAATTGGGACTGTTGGGGTTGGTAAGCAGCTATGGTGAGGCTGATGCCATTGACAGCGATGCTACCTTTGGGGACGATATAGCGATCGCACTCAGTGGATGCCACAAAGGTCATTTCCCAAGAACTAGCTGTTTGTGCTGCCGAGATTAATTCACCAATCCCGTCTACATGACCCATCACGAAATGACCGCCGACTTTACCCCCCACTCGCAGCGAAGTTTCTATGTTGACATATCTGGCTTGGGTTTCTTCTCTACCTAAAGTTGTGCGAACTAGGGTTTCTGGTGAAGCAGTGGCAATAAAGCCATCTTTTAAAATTTCTTCGACTGTCAGACATATGCCATCTACCGCTACACTATCGCCATAAGTCAAATCAGCCAAAATTGTATCTGAGTTGCTGACAAAAGTAATCTGCCAAAAATCGTTCTCTAAGGGTTTGATTGTACCTAATCCTTGAATTAATCCTGTAAACACGGTTTTTCTGCCAAACTAATTCTATTGATTGCTTAATTTTGGCGGAAATTAACTCATAATTCTGCCAAAAAATGTAAAAACTTTGAATATAATTTCTGGCATCTTTTTTTGGTAGATGAACATTAACACATTCACATCAATCTCAAGGCATACTTGGGTAAGACGATAATTCTTTTGGGAGAGCAATTTGGCTTACTCTGGTGTTCACTACAAGTTCGGAGTTTAATAGAAGCAATTATAGAGAAGAAAAGCCCTATGTTTACTTCGGTTTCAGAAAAACCCAATCAAGGGTATTATTTTCCACATAGCACTCAAGCACTTAAAGAATTTTTGAGGGTTAGCCAATGATTGAAATGAAAGTCGCTGGTATAGCATTAGATGCCATAACCCGCAGCCCGATTGTATTACTGAAAGATGGCTCAGATCGTCGGGCTTTACCAATTTATATAGGTCAAGAACAGGCCAGGGCTATTATGGGTGCTATGGAGCATCAAAAACCACCTAGACCCCTAACCCATGACCTAATTGTGAATATTTTGGAAGTCTGGAATATGACCTTAGAAAAAGTGATTATTCATTCTTTGCAAAAAGATACTTTTTACGCTGCTTTGATTGTGCAGCAAGGTGAGGTCAAAAAAGAAATTGATGCTCGTCCTAGCGATGCGATCGCAATTGCCCTCCGTACAAATACTCCTATCTGGGTTATGGAAGAGGTAGTAGCTGATGCCTCTATCCCCGTTGACCGAGATGCTGATGAAGCTGAACAGCAAGCTTTCCGCGAATTCATTTCCAATCTTCGTCCTGAAGATTTGATTAAACGATTTGATAATAGTGACAGTTAATAAATAGTTAGGGGAATGGGAACTAGGAAAAAATAATCAACTTTTACCTCTCGTCTATTCCCTGTTCCCTCTTCCCTATTCCCTCAATTTATGCAATATCGACGCTTTGGTAAAACTAATTTACACATCTCGGTTTTTTCTTTGGGAACAATGCGTTATTTGGATAACGTCGAAAATGCTCAAAAAACCATTGAAAAAGCTTTATTTTTGGGAATTAATCACATTGAAACAGCTAGAGGCTACGGTAAAAGCGAGGAGTATTTAGGTGCAGCGATCAAAGCTGGTTTATCAGTACCCAGAAACCAACTATATATCACTACCAAAATTCCCCCCACTCCCGACGCTAATACCATGCGTCAGTATATTGATGAATCATTACAACGCTTGAATTTAGATTATCTTGATTGTTTGGGTATCCACGGTTTAAATACCCAAGAACATCTAGAATGGGTACAAGCGAAAAACGGCTGTATGCAAGCTGTAAAAGCAGCAGTAAATGATGGCAGAGTGAAACACGTTGGTTTTTCTACTCACGCTTCATTAGATATAATTTTGGCAGCAATTCATACAGATTTGTTTGAATTTATTAATTTACATTATTATTATTTTTTCCAACGCAACGCTGCTGCTATTGATTTAGCTACAAAAAAAGATATGGGTGTTTTTATTATTTCTCCAGCAGATAAAGGAGGAAGACTTTATACACCACCTTCAACTTTAAAAGAACTCTGTCAGCCATTTACACCTTTAGAATTAAACTATAGATTTTTATTGAGTGACAACCGCATTACAACCTTGAGTTTAGGTGCGGCAACTCCAGAAGAATTAATTCCACCTTTAGAATTTGCTGATGATATTAGTGAGTTAACATCAGCAGAAATTAATGTTTTTGAAAAATTAGCAACTCAACAAAGAATGGTTTTAAATACTGATAAATGTAGTCAGTGTTATGATTGTTTACCTTGTCCAGAAAATATCAATATTCCTGAAATTCTCAGATTGAGAAATTTAGCTGTAGCTTATGATATGAGCGATTATGGCAAATATCGTTATGGAATGTTTGAAAATGCCGGTCATTGGTTTCCAGGAATGAAGGGTAATCGTTGTACAGAATGCGGTGATTGTTTGCCTAAATGTCCTGAAAATTTAGATATTCCAGCTTTGTTAGCAGATACCCATGAGAGATTAAATGGAAAAGCAGGGAGAAGATTGTGGGGTTAATATAGCGATCGCACAAAACAAAAATCTTGATCGGAATCGAAAGCTACCCATTTTTCGGTAGGATAACTCCCAGTTCGATCAACTGAAAACCTAAGTCATGACTACTTCCTCAGTTCCTATAAATTGGTCTGTTTTGCTGCAACAATTATTAGACCGACAATCATTATCCCGTACTCAAGCAGCAGGGTTGATGCAAGGATGGATAAATGAAGCGATTCCCCCAGAGTTATCAGGAGCAATTTTAACAGCATTGCACTTCAAAGGCGTTTCTGCTGAAGAATTAACAGGAATGGCTGAAGTATTAAAATCTCTATCTGCTGTAACCAGTACTCAGCACTCGGTACTCGGCACTTTAATTGATACCTGTGGGACTGGTGGAGATGGGGCATCAACTTTTAATATTTCTACAGCAGTGGCTTTTGTGGCTGCTGCTGCTGGTGTACCCGTTGCTAAACACGGTAGTCGTTCTGCCTCTAGTTTGACGGGAAGCGCTGATGTTTTAGAAGCATTGGGTGTTAATTTGAATGCTGCTGGTGATAAGGTGCAAGCAGCAGTAAAAGAGGTGGGAATCACCTTTTTATTTGCCCCTGGTTGGCATCCAGCAATGAAAGCAGTTGCACCGTTGCGGAGAAGTTTGAAGGTGCGGACTGTGTTTAATTTACTTGGCCCTTTGGTAAATCCCTTGCGCCCTACTGGACAAGTGATTGGGGTGTTTGATTCCCAACTGATAGAAACGATCGCTCAAGCATTAAACCAATTGGGAACACAAACGGCAATTGTACTGCATGGACGAGAAAAATTAGATGAAGCGGGGTTAGGGGATATTACTGATTTGGCAGTATTATCAAATGGTAAAGTACAGTTAACTACTGTCAATCCCCAAGAAATAGGTATCAAACCTGCGCCAATAGCAGCCTTGAAGGGTGGAGATGTCCAAGAGAATGCTCAAATTCTCAAGGACGT includes:
- a CDS encoding biotin--[acetyl-CoA-carboxylase] ligase, yielding MGTAVEFNQQLLVNTLKAEREHSYLPFSLHIFDSLTSTNQTAWNLLKQGAKPGCVVIATQQTAGKGQWGRQWLSPSGGLYLSVAITPKLEATESYQLTLATAWGIAAQLQKCDVRVGIKWPNDLVLDGRKLGGILTETKIHKGQITQAVIGVGINWANPVPQTGINLELWQGSQNFRPIPSLEILASTVLLGIESGLECLTIEGINILLSRYVELLTNMGDEVYVNNLLGTVVGVTPQGNLRLKMAVYNTQELITPEISVEPGTISLGYCKTSV
- a CDS encoding M23 family metallopeptidase, translating into MTQRHKSAHNRLDYLRTQDLTKRRFASKLSARSLCFLGSVSLLSSGFVLAQTETSVDNIVPTIESSQPITVAEPVKKDTPVSEVHSQPDFAERRVRLRKKLTQENVSQPTKPVRIAQPKVENSQPAVIIRTSKPKVESSEPTVTVRTSKPKVERSQAEKPQIPANSNSAPEKAVEVAKPANNGTTARKNKDYNNSYIDPTDYNGTATGNYEAPSSVVVTERAGGCRAVFSQREIAAGACGKKATDTPRVADSPKKSAPNWIKKSETASLEKAPTAQRVATESSQKTESIVRTVASAVNNKNWVTPKSSTSTHTKTAYRPNRFIPQPSEFSSSTTVSATPIAPSFGTLPAPMAEGKLAPRPSTVSYDFALASVLPQVSYNSTLAYRGGSGMMFPLSVPAPITSLFGWRVHPITGDRRFHAGTDIGAPTGTPILAAAKGQVETANWMGGYGLAVTINHTSAQQSLYGHMSEIFVTPGQWVEPGTVIGRVGSTGNSTGPHLHFEVRHMTQNGWVAVDPGVQLQAGLNNLLQNTRTAQVPQ
- a CDS encoding riboflavin synthase, with product MFTGLIQGLGTIKPLENDFWQITFVSNSDTILADLTYGDSVAVDGICLTVEEILKDGFIATASPETLVRTTLGREETQARYVNIETSLRVGGKVGGHFVMGHVDGIGELISAAQTASSWEMTFVASTECDRYIVPKGSIAVNGISLTIAAYQPQQSQFTVAVIPVTYAETNLNYLVPGSYVNLEGDILGKYVEKFLSQGQKHHQEDVTPAFLAEHGYL
- a CDS encoding bifunctional nuclease family protein is translated as MIEMKVAGIALDAITRSPIVLLKDGSDRRALPIYIGQEQARAIMGAMEHQKPPRPLTHDLIVNILEVWNMTLEKVIIHSLQKDTFYAALIVQQGEVKKEIDARPSDAIAIALRTNTPIWVMEEVVADASIPVDRDADEAEQQAFREFISNLRPEDLIKRFDNSDS
- a CDS encoding aldo/keto reductase, whose translation is MQYRRFGKTNLHISVFSLGTMRYLDNVENAQKTIEKALFLGINHIETARGYGKSEEYLGAAIKAGLSVPRNQLYITTKIPPTPDANTMRQYIDESLQRLNLDYLDCLGIHGLNTQEHLEWVQAKNGCMQAVKAAVNDGRVKHVGFSTHASLDIILAAIHTDLFEFINLHYYYFFQRNAAAIDLATKKDMGVFIISPADKGGRLYTPPSTLKELCQPFTPLELNYRFLLSDNRITTLSLGAATPEELIPPLEFADDISELTSAEINVFEKLATQQRMVLNTDKCSQCYDCLPCPENINIPEILRLRNLAVAYDMSDYGKYRYGMFENAGHWFPGMKGNRCTECGDCLPKCPENLDIPALLADTHERLNGKAGRRLWG
- the trpD gene encoding anthranilate phosphoribosyltransferase produces the protein MTTSSVPINWSVLLQQLLDRQSLSRTQAAGLMQGWINEAIPPELSGAILTALHFKGVSAEELTGMAEVLKSLSAVTSTQHSVLGTLIDTCGTGGDGASTFNISTAVAFVAAAAGVPVAKHGSRSASSLTGSADVLEALGVNLNAAGDKVQAAVKEVGITFLFAPGWHPAMKAVAPLRRSLKVRTVFNLLGPLVNPLRPTGQVIGVFDSQLIETIAQALNQLGTQTAIVLHGREKLDEAGLGDITDLAVLSNGKVQLTTVNPQEIGIKPAPIAALKGGDVQENAQILKDVLQGKGTQAQQDAVALNASLALQVAGAVPLLNHAQGVSLAREILQSGSPWKKLAQLVEFLHD